Proteins encoded within one genomic window of Solibaculum mannosilyticum:
- the yqfD gene encoding sporulation protein YqfD, producing the protein MFIIRFLHFLMGVVPFEAIGGFPERFLNLCVQNKIALWDCHSRKGILTACTTAKGYFRLRAVANQTGMRLHHTGKSGLPFLLRRYRRRWGIAVGLLLFVTVLCVLSSFIWSVKVVGNETVSTQYITDTLASMGLKSGVLKSSIDPSALQSEGLVAMPELSWLAVNIKGSSAVVEVKERGMPPEIVPSDRPCNIKATQDGVILDITALDGVPMVQQGDAVVKGQLLISGTVEDKVGHTMLKHARGTVIAQTQRDIVVQVPYQQTKRTPSGKLTERRSLVLFGLRIPLTIGSNPQGNVDVQSVERPLSIGDVEFPISVRIDRYQPYTEEVITLSPEQAEEQARQQATNQAQTDLAGIEILNQAEDVQHADDVCTFTIHALCKEEIGLEEEIQYSAPDSP; encoded by the coding sequence GTGTTTATCATCCGATTTTTGCATTTTCTCATGGGTGTGGTCCCCTTTGAAGCCATCGGCGGATTCCCGGAACGCTTTTTAAATCTGTGCGTCCAGAATAAAATCGCCTTGTGGGACTGCCATTCCCGAAAAGGAATACTGACGGCCTGTACTACGGCCAAGGGATACTTCCGTCTGCGCGCCGTCGCCAATCAGACCGGCATGCGTCTGCATCACACCGGCAAGTCCGGGCTTCCCTTTCTCCTGCGCCGTTACCGCAGGCGATGGGGCATCGCAGTGGGGCTTTTGTTGTTTGTGACGGTGTTGTGTGTGCTCTCGTCCTTCATCTGGTCGGTGAAGGTGGTGGGCAATGAAACCGTATCCACCCAGTATATCACCGACACGTTGGCCAGTATGGGTCTTAAAAGCGGGGTGCTCAAATCATCCATCGATCCCAGCGCCCTGCAAAGCGAGGGACTGGTGGCCATGCCGGAGCTCTCTTGGCTGGCGGTCAACATCAAGGGAAGCAGTGCGGTGGTGGAGGTCAAGGAACGGGGGATGCCTCCTGAGATTGTCCCCAGCGACCGCCCCTGTAACATCAAAGCTACCCAGGACGGCGTTATTCTGGACATCACTGCCCTGGATGGAGTTCCTATGGTACAGCAGGGGGATGCCGTGGTAAAGGGACAGCTCCTCATCAGCGGCACGGTGGAGGATAAAGTAGGGCATACCATGCTCAAGCACGCCAGGGGAACCGTCATCGCCCAAACCCAACGGGATATTGTCGTCCAGGTGCCCTATCAGCAGACCAAGCGTACGCCAAGCGGCAAATTGACCGAACGCCGCAGTCTTGTCTTGTTCGGTTTGCGGATTCCTCTTACTATCGGTTCCAATCCCCAGGGCAATGTGGATGTACAGTCGGTGGAACGTCCGTTATCCATCGGCGATGTGGAATTCCCCATCTCGGTGCGCATCGACCGCTATCAGCCGTATACCGAGGAGGTCATCACCCTTTCTCCGGAACAGGCGGAAGAACAAGCCAGGCAACAGGCGACAAACCAGGCCCAGACCGATTTGGCCGGGATCGAGATCCTGAATCAGGCGGAAGATGTACAGCATGCCGACGATGTGTGTACCTTCACCATTCATGCCCTGTGCAAAGAGGAAATCGGGCTGGAGGAGGAAATCCAGTATTCCGCTCCCGATTCCCCTTGA
- a CDS encoding YabP/YqfC family sporulation protein, whose product MKKKRRRSRAVPSEVPPKSMKEKVASALEVPLSAVGGTPQLLLSGNRELTVEGCKGILEYDEDIIRLNLGKFILRLTGRDLSLCTLTEDTAVVEGYLLSIEFLT is encoded by the coding sequence ATGAAGAAAAAACGTCGCCGCTCTCGGGCGGTCCCATCGGAAGTGCCCCCAAAATCCATGAAGGAAAAAGTCGCAAGCGCTTTGGAAGTACCGTTGTCGGCGGTGGGCGGGACGCCTCAGCTTCTCCTGTCGGGCAACAGGGAATTGACGGTGGAGGGCTGCAAAGGCATCCTGGAATACGACGAGGATATCATCCGCCTTAATCTGGGCAAATTCATCCTGCGCCTCACCGGACGGGACCTGAGTCTCTGCACCTTGACGGAGGATACAGCGGTGGTGGAAGGCTACCTCCTCTCCATCGAATTTTTGACGTGA
- a CDS encoding nucleoside recognition domain-containing protein — MVRRAIHWTLLGMVCLILGILLFLWPEGSSEGVRNGLSLCASVVIPSLFPFMVLSAFLIKSGLAERMGRVLEPVTRFLFGLPGCTAAPIFMSLIGGFPVGARAAAELRRRGEISRRDFTHMLCFCINAGPAFMIGAVGSMIGSYHAGMLLYFAQIGASLFLGIVMRFVLPKGREEDRPTRFGKALGTADAFVESVADTAVSMLSICAFVVIFAALTGMFQQVGVTRLVSRVLEGPIQFLGLHPALAGAVFPCILEITTGCAAASNAGTAAIPLIGAASGWSGLSVQCQVLSTMRDLKPDKKWFWIGRVSCAALSGILATVLMQVWPQTQEVFSTGAQPIAQPFYFSAPASAALLAFAAFMVLVSRPSRVES; from the coding sequence GTGGTACGCCGCGCAATCCATTGGACGTTGCTGGGAATGGTCTGTCTCATTTTGGGGATTTTGTTGTTTTTGTGGCCGGAGGGGTCGTCGGAAGGGGTGCGCAACGGACTTTCCCTGTGCGCATCGGTGGTCATTCCATCCCTGTTTCCCTTTATGGTATTGTCGGCCTTTCTCATCAAATCGGGACTGGCCGAACGGATGGGACGTGTGCTGGAGCCGGTGACGCGCTTTCTCTTCGGCCTGCCCGGATGTACGGCAGCCCCCATCTTCATGAGCCTGATCGGAGGATTCCCGGTGGGGGCCAGAGCGGCGGCCGAGCTGCGCCGTCGGGGCGAGATCTCCAGGCGGGATTTTACCCATATGCTGTGCTTTTGCATCAACGCGGGCCCTGCCTTTATGATCGGGGCCGTAGGATCCATGATCGGCAGCTATCACGCAGGGATGCTGCTCTACTTCGCACAGATAGGAGCGTCGCTGTTCTTGGGGATTGTCATGCGGTTTGTGCTGCCCAAGGGTCGGGAGGAGGATCGTCCCACCCGTTTCGGCAAGGCGCTTGGGACGGCCGACGCCTTTGTGGAATCGGTGGCTGATACGGCGGTATCCATGCTGTCGATCTGCGCCTTTGTGGTGATCTTTGCGGCGCTGACCGGGATGTTCCAGCAGGTAGGGGTCACAAGGCTGGTATCCCGTGTGCTGGAGGGGCCCATCCAGTTTTTAGGGCTCCATCCTGCATTAGCCGGCGCCGTGTTCCCCTGCATCTTGGAAATCACCACCGGCTGTGCGGCGGCCTCCAATGCCGGTACTGCGGCCATTCCTCTCATCGGAGCGGCGTCGGGATGGAGCGGACTGTCGGTACAATGTCAGGTGTTGTCCACCATGCGGGATCTAAAGCCCGATAAAAAATGGTTCTGGATCGGGCGTGTGAGCTGTGCCGCTCTGTCGGGGATTTTGGCTACGGTACTGATGCAGGTATGGCCACAGACACAGGAGGTATTCTCCACCGGAGCCCAACCCATTGCCCAGCCGTTCTATTTCTCAGCACCGGCATCGGCGGCGCTTTTGGCCTTTGCCGCATTTATGGTTTTGGTGTCCCGGCCTTCACGGGTGGAATCCTGA
- a CDS encoding DegV family protein: MSKIVVTADSTCDLSPELRERYHVELVPLYVNFGEDSRRDGVDAQPDDIYDYYRSSGKLTTTSAASPGDYHTFFKGFTDQGYEVIHLNISSGFSATHQNAMMAASDLKGVYPVDSYNLSTGTGLLVLEACDMAEEGMPALDIVTRLEEMRCRVRASFILDTLEYLWKGGRCSGVTALGANLLKLKPCIEVRDGKMGVGKKFRGNLSNVMEQYTNTRLEGVRPELKRVFITHSGIDPAIIDRVKARVRQLHPFEEILVTRAGCVVSNHCGPNTLGVLFIEK; the protein is encoded by the coding sequence ATGAGCAAAATTGTTGTGACGGCCGACAGTACCTGTGATTTATCTCCGGAGCTTCGGGAACGGTACCATGTGGAGCTGGTACCCCTTTACGTCAACTTCGGGGAGGATAGCCGTCGGGACGGCGTAGACGCCCAGCCTGACGACATCTATGACTATTATCGCTCTTCGGGGAAGCTGACTACCACATCGGCGGCCAGCCCTGGGGACTATCATACTTTTTTTAAAGGGTTTACCGACCAGGGATATGAAGTGATCCATCTCAATATCAGCAGCGGTTTTTCCGCCACTCACCAGAATGCCATGATGGCGGCCAGCGATTTAAAAGGGGTTTATCCTGTGGATTCCTACAATCTCTCCACCGGCACCGGACTTCTGGTATTGGAGGCCTGTGACATGGCAGAGGAGGGGATGCCGGCGTTGGATATTGTAACAAGGCTGGAGGAAATGCGCTGTCGAGTGCGGGCCAGCTTTATTTTGGATACGCTGGAGTATTTGTGGAAAGGCGGCCGATGCTCGGGTGTGACGGCCTTGGGAGCCAACCTTCTCAAGCTGAAGCCCTGCATCGAAGTGCGGGACGGCAAGATGGGGGTAGGAAAGAAATTCCGCGGCAATCTCTCAAACGTCATGGAGCAGTATACAAATACCCGTCTGGAAGGCGTTCGGCCGGAGCTAAAACGGGTGTTTATCACCCATTCCGGCATTGATCCCGCCATTATCGATCGGGTAAAAGCCCGTGTCAGGCAGCTGCATCCCTTTGAAGAGATCCTAGTCACCCGGGCCGGCTGCGTCGTCAGCAACCATTGCGGTCCCAATACGTTAGGCGTATTGTTTATCGAAAAGTGA
- a CDS encoding bifunctional metallophosphatase/5'-nucleotidase → MKRLWSLVLSAAMVCTTLLGGTSALAQEGDASDEVTVKVVHTNDIHGRSGYQEGTAFGFEKLATLIQQEDPDLVLDAGDLFHGQAFATLEEGESIAELVKAVGYDAMTPGNHDWNYGKDRLKELGNVAGLPILAGNITQDGENFFGGDGTLIKTVDGVKIGVLSVFDPDIKDDTAPRNVEGLTFSDDAQTATQLAEKLRQEGCDIVIALSHQLYCEEFIAQTKGIDVMIAGHEHVVLDESYPDADGKPVKVVEAGCYFENVGILSITYDPSEDAVVSMEEEVISASQAGDVASDETVSALLGNIQERQAAQLTQVVGSTGRDLDGRWEELRVEETGLGRLVTAAYLEETGADIAFENAGGIRLGKMLPAGDITCQDIVDISPFGNYIVTKQITGEAVLSILEKSIDIGIRNQESYDQWKETGSDQVRWPDDNGSYLQFGGMKVTYDTSKPMGQRVLSVQVGEQPLELDRVYIVATNNYISLGKAFSELADVPELHQYAACDEALIRFVQQGQEKVDTAAANESLQDVTGIPEEPSESQTESQPSASSSTASSSTGSGIDSPNTGVESFAWVWGLLAVSLVGIALGAARSKKAEK, encoded by the coding sequence ATGAAACGGCTGTGGTCCCTTGTCCTGTCCGCAGCCATGGTATGCACCACCCTGCTGGGAGGGACGAGTGCACTGGCGCAGGAAGGCGACGCTTCCGATGAAGTGACGGTAAAGGTCGTTCATACAAACGACATCCACGGCCGTTCGGGATACCAGGAGGGGACGGCATTTGGCTTTGAGAAGCTCGCCACTTTGATCCAGCAGGAGGATCCGGATCTGGTTCTGGATGCAGGGGACTTGTTCCACGGCCAGGCATTTGCCACCCTGGAGGAGGGGGAAAGCATTGCCGAGCTGGTCAAAGCCGTGGGGTACGACGCCATGACCCCGGGCAATCACGACTGGAACTACGGCAAAGATCGCCTCAAAGAGCTGGGGAACGTGGCAGGGCTGCCGATTTTGGCCGGCAATATCACCCAGGATGGAGAGAATTTCTTTGGAGGGGACGGGACCCTTATCAAGACAGTGGACGGTGTGAAGATCGGGGTACTCAGCGTCTTTGATCCGGATATTAAGGACGACACTGCACCGCGCAACGTGGAGGGACTGACATTCTCGGACGATGCCCAAACGGCCACCCAACTGGCGGAAAAATTACGGCAGGAGGGGTGTGATATCGTCATAGCGCTGTCGCACCAGCTGTACTGTGAGGAATTTATCGCTCAGACAAAGGGCATCGACGTCATGATTGCAGGCCATGAGCACGTCGTCCTGGACGAGTCCTATCCTGACGCGGATGGGAAACCAGTCAAAGTGGTGGAAGCGGGCTGTTATTTTGAGAATGTGGGAATCCTATCCATTACATACGACCCATCTGAAGATGCCGTCGTATCCATGGAAGAAGAGGTAATATCCGCATCCCAAGCCGGGGACGTTGCCTCAGATGAGACGGTGTCGGCACTGCTCGGCAATATCCAAGAGCGTCAAGCGGCACAGCTCACCCAGGTGGTGGGATCCACCGGACGGGATCTGGATGGCCGATGGGAGGAGCTTCGCGTAGAAGAAACCGGTTTAGGACGTCTTGTCACAGCCGCCTATCTGGAGGAGACCGGGGCGGACATCGCCTTTGAAAACGCAGGCGGCATCCGCTTGGGTAAGATGCTCCCGGCCGGGGACATCACCTGTCAGGATATCGTCGACATTTCCCCCTTTGGGAACTACATTGTCACCAAGCAGATCACCGGTGAGGCAGTTCTTTCCATCCTGGAGAAATCCATCGACATCGGTATCCGGAATCAGGAATCCTACGACCAGTGGAAGGAAACCGGATCCGACCAAGTGCGTTGGCCGGACGACAACGGCAGTTACCTTCAGTTTGGCGGTATGAAGGTCACTTACGATACCTCGAAGCCCATGGGACAGCGGGTGCTTTCGGTACAAGTAGGGGAGCAGCCTCTGGAGCTTGACCGGGTGTACATCGTAGCTACCAACAATTACATTTCCCTTGGGAAGGCTTTTTCAGAACTGGCCGATGTCCCGGAGCTGCATCAATACGCCGCCTGTGACGAGGCGCTGATCCGGTTTGTACAGCAGGGCCAAGAAAAGGTGGATACAGCCGCAGCCAATGAATCCCTACAGGATGTGACGGGAATACCGGAAGAGCCTTCTGAATCGCAAACGGAATCCCAGCCCAGCGCTTCTTCTTCGACCGCTTCGTCGTCTACAGGATCGGGAATTGATTCACCGAATACGGGTGTTGAAAGCTTTGCCTGGGTTTGGGGACTGTTGGCAGTCAGCTTGGTGGGTATAGCTCTTGGAGCGGCACGGAGCAAGAAAGCAGAAAAATAA
- a CDS encoding PQQ-binding-like beta-propeller repeat protein, whose translation MKKTLSRALCSLMTVMMVFCLTSVVSLAEDAGQWNSYRGNYQNNGVTSARTARTADEADLKWELALKDSTDWSTNVSDPIQVNGTVYVAVGSELWAVNSSGEVTGRGTLEGAIGYTCRLMQAEGKVVVPLSDGRLQCLDMDSLKPVWITDPVVTQDQEGQTRNHQALTTITYSDGLLYTGTAYADWSSSYSGVYQCVEVSTGRIVWQYENTQAGYYWSGAVCVNNAVIFAGDDGIVTSLNAKTGDLIDEMETAGGVRSSMVLEGNEVFFSSQNGKLHRVTVGDDGTLSQHEEVAFAQSSTSTPAVYGGKVYVGGALGPEQQYAGVLAVVDASTMQVEKTVNAPADVKSAPLVTKAYGDEAYVYYTANKTPGGIYVLKSGADEGEDLFVPTGDGQNYCLASIMADGDGTLYYTNDSGKLFAVASHVPEEGGDDQSGSSSESQQPSQSVPSEDDGSVSSNPSSAEGSSSSSASTSSSTVNNPPTGENSAAFLVVGMSALAAGVAWICSKRRNREA comes from the coding sequence TTGAAAAAGACGTTGAGCCGAGCACTTTGCAGCCTCATGACGGTGATGATGGTATTCTGCCTGACATCCGTTGTTTCCCTGGCTGAGGATGCGGGACAATGGAATTCTTACCGTGGAAATTATCAGAACAACGGCGTAACCAGCGCCCGCACCGCCCGTACCGCTGACGAAGCAGACCTGAAATGGGAACTGGCTTTGAAGGATTCCACCGACTGGTCGACCAATGTGTCTGACCCCATCCAGGTGAATGGAACGGTTTATGTGGCTGTGGGTTCAGAACTTTGGGCGGTGAATTCATCGGGCGAAGTGACTGGCCGCGGCACGCTGGAAGGCGCTATTGGATACACCTGCCGTCTGATGCAGGCTGAGGGAAAGGTGGTTGTCCCCCTGTCGGATGGACGCCTCCAGTGCCTGGATATGGACAGCCTCAAACCGGTTTGGATCACCGATCCGGTGGTGACTCAGGATCAAGAGGGACAGACCCGGAATCACCAAGCCCTCACTACCATTACGTATAGCGACGGCCTCCTTTATACCGGGACTGCTTATGCCGACTGGTCCAGCAGTTACAGCGGTGTTTATCAGTGCGTGGAGGTGTCCACCGGACGCATTGTATGGCAGTATGAAAACACACAGGCCGGTTATTATTGGAGCGGGGCTGTGTGCGTCAATAACGCGGTGATTTTTGCTGGTGACGATGGCATTGTCACCTCCCTTAACGCCAAGACCGGCGACCTCATCGACGAGATGGAAACGGCAGGCGGCGTTCGTTCCAGCATGGTACTGGAAGGCAATGAAGTGTTCTTTTCCTCCCAGAACGGCAAACTTCACAGAGTGACAGTGGGCGACGACGGTACGTTGAGCCAGCATGAAGAAGTTGCCTTTGCCCAGTCCAGCACCAGCACCCCGGCCGTATACGGCGGCAAGGTATACGTAGGCGGCGCATTGGGTCCGGAGCAGCAGTACGCAGGAGTCCTGGCGGTGGTGGATGCCTCGACCATGCAGGTAGAAAAAACCGTCAATGCACCGGCCGACGTCAAATCGGCTCCCTTGGTGACCAAGGCATACGGCGATGAAGCCTATGTTTATTATACCGCCAACAAAACCCCGGGCGGCATTTATGTCCTGAAATCCGGCGCCGACGAGGGGGAGGATCTTTTTGTCCCCACCGGTGACGGCCAAAACTATTGCTTGGCCAGCATCATGGCCGATGGCGACGGCACCCTTTACTATACCAACGATTCCGGCAAACTGTTTGCCGTTGCTTCCCATGTCCCAGAGGAAGGCGGGGACGATCAAAGCGGGAGCAGCAGTGAGAGCCAGCAGCCCAGTCAAAGTGTACCTTCTGAAGACGATGGTTCTGTAAGTTCCAATCCCAGCAGCGCTGAAGGAAGCAGTTCTTCGTCTGCCAGCACTTCGTCGAGCACTGTGAACAATCCCCCCACCGGTGAGAACAGCGCAGCTTTCTTAGTCGTGGGTATGTCGGCTTTGGCCGCCGGTGTGGCATGGATCTGCAGTAAACGCCGTAATAGAGAGGCGTAA
- a CDS encoding DUF4430 domain-containing protein, whose product MKRLLCLIVTIGCLAGLLAGCDDVPAAQNSTLSSSRTASSAWASSEEEESDLSNPEQPIQEDSSRAEEGDSSVSSQKEEGTGSASSRAGTSSKSPPAVSKSAGQEGGGKTASSDPPASNHKMPDAASSPEQTPAPEQTPPASSQGGNSGGQEEQKDPNVVTIRFAVECQAAVDKGNQIAKKISNNGYVLAPVTMELEKGATVYDALKKSGLVFTSKMDMFGQYVSSIQSLAEKACGDQSGWKYEVNGVFPGVSCSVQTLQDGDAVIWHYSLTV is encoded by the coding sequence ATGAAACGATTGTTATGCTTAATCGTAACCATAGGCTGTCTCGCCGGCTTGCTGGCCGGCTGTGATGACGTCCCGGCTGCGCAAAACAGCACCTTGTCCTCTTCAAGAACAGCCTCGTCTGCATGGGCATCCAGCGAAGAGGAAGAGTCGGACTTGTCAAACCCAGAGCAGCCCATCCAAGAGGACTCCAGTCGTGCGGAGGAAGGGGATTCTTCTGTTTCTTCCCAAAAGGAGGAGGGGACAGGTTCCGCTTCTTCCAGGGCAGGGACTTCGTCAAAATCGCCGCCTGCCGTCTCCAAATCCGCCGGACAAGAGGGCGGCGGAAAGACGGCTTCATCTGACCCGCCTGCATCCAACCACAAGATGCCCGATGCTGCTTCATCTCCCGAGCAGACTCCCGCCCCCGAACAGACTCCCCCTGCGTCCAGCCAAGGAGGCAATAGCGGCGGACAAGAGGAGCAAAAGGATCCCAATGTCGTCACCATACGCTTTGCAGTGGAGTGTCAGGCGGCGGTGGACAAGGGGAACCAAATTGCAAAAAAGATCTCTAACAACGGATACGTCCTTGCCCCTGTCACCATGGAATTGGAAAAGGGAGCCACCGTCTATGACGCATTAAAAAAATCCGGTTTGGTCTTTACCAGCAAGATGGACATGTTTGGCCAGTATGTCTCATCCATCCAGTCTTTAGCTGAGAAGGCTTGTGGGGACCAGAGTGGATGGAAATACGAGGTCAATGGGGTATTTCCAGGCGTCAGTTGCAGCGTTCAAACGCTCCAAGACGGAGATGCTGTGATTTGGCACTATTCCCTTACGGTGTAG
- a CDS encoding energy-coupling factor transporter transmembrane component T: MRQHVFYDVHPAVIFLYFCGTIGFAMSTMHPLYVSLSFGMALLYGWYLKGWRSVCRGLGYGLAVIAIVAAANAFFNGLGLTVLFHVGDHPITAEALCYGLCAGGMLVSVIQWFSCYQEVMTSDKFLSLFGRLAPTTSMMVSMIFRYIPDTIRKAREIQTAQKAMLGNESPGKKQELSQGIRMASILMSWSMESSIETADSMRSRGYGETKRSHYTKQKINRYDVILLCVVGLLIAVNGYWIFARANQFAFYPWMEGVSIPWWIGTLYAILLGIPLLLEGREQLCWLPSRL, from the coding sequence ATGAGACAACATGTGTTTTATGACGTTCATCCGGCGGTGATTTTCCTTTATTTCTGTGGGACCATTGGATTTGCCATGAGCACCATGCACCCCCTCTATGTGTCCCTGTCGTTTGGGATGGCGCTTCTGTATGGATGGTATCTCAAGGGATGGAGAAGTGTGTGCCGCGGCCTGGGATACGGATTGGCAGTGATTGCCATTGTGGCGGCGGCCAATGCCTTCTTTAACGGTTTGGGGCTGACGGTTCTGTTTCACGTCGGGGATCATCCCATCACGGCCGAAGCGCTGTGCTATGGATTGTGCGCCGGAGGGATGCTTGTCAGTGTGATCCAGTGGTTTTCGTGCTACCAGGAGGTCATGACCAGCGATAAATTTTTGAGCCTGTTTGGGCGTTTGGCTCCTACCACATCCATGATGGTGTCCATGATCTTCCGCTATATTCCGGACACCATCCGCAAAGCCCGTGAGATCCAAACCGCTCAAAAGGCCATGCTGGGCAACGAGTCCCCTGGAAAGAAACAAGAGCTTTCCCAGGGCATCCGTATGGCATCCATTCTCATGAGCTGGAGCATGGAGAGTTCCATTGAGACGGCCGATTCCATGCGCAGCCGCGGCTATGGGGAGACAAAACGCAGCCATTATACCAAACAGAAAATCAACCGGTATGACGTCATTTTGCTTTGTGTAGTAGGTTTGCTCATTGCCGTCAATGGATACTGGATTTTTGCCAGGGCAAACCAATTCGCCTTTTACCCGTGGATGGAGGGTGTATCCATTCCCTGGTGGATAGGAACCTTGTATGCTATACTGCTCGGCATACCGCTTTTGCTGGAAGGGAGGGAACAATTATGCTGGCTGCCATCTCGCTTGTAA